TGTTGTTACTACTGCATGTTtctaaaatcaatatatttcataattctaagttttcaaaaaatgatttttataaggATACACCATagacattattttcatttaaactagAGCTTTTACTTATTTCTAAGattttttcactaaattttcaaaataaatgtttgttttcttggAGAAACTATAATAATTGCAAATGCTGAAATCTtgagaaagataactcttatcCTACCAATTTGTCTTTTACACCATTAACCTGAAAAAAGAGACGTTTCCTTTTGgtgaaaattattataaaaccaACATATACCTTCTAAATTATTACAAATGTTTGTATAAGCATttataaaaatgcaataaaacgTTATAAATTCtaataacaaataatatgaataatagtCCTATTTCAGGTCAGaaagttttaatattaaaaaaataacagttgaTTGTTGCTATAATAGAGCCACAGTCAACTGTTGTTATGTTACTATAAATCCTTTATTATATTATAGTATATTATACTGTAAACTGTATATAGTGTATCACAAAACATTCATATCTTACATATGCAagtgttattttgaaacattttcatatattttcatgtcttttgacCTGAACATACCAAAAAACATAGTcttgcaagttttttttaatgacccTTATACACAAATGGTTTCAGCTACACATACTTGATAAATCTATAATTActttcatattttgataaaagtagAAATTAAATGAGAAATGTGTTATAGCGGGAATATTCAACATGTACTGTATGCAATAGTATCTGCAATATGTCTTAGTACAACCAAAAAAATGTGGTATCCTTCTAATgcaattttcaaacaatattttcttagaaatgtgtttttttttagataacaGTTCAGACATCCCAAAAAacgttaaatatttttaaacttgaaaGTTAAGTATTACGAACAAAGAAACCGCGTAAATTAGTATTGTAGATGGTAGATGAACGTTAGGAAGAGAAACTGTATACCCCACCGAGGCGCCCTCTCTACAAGTCGCTTTCCGAATAAATTGTTTCGAATGTTAATTGTTTAGATCATCAGACTTTTCTGCTTGTTTTGATTAGTGTGAACTATTTCTGGTTAGTTATAGACATAATAATACGAAgctatatattaaatatataatactaaggcttttctacctcaggcatagattacctaagctgtattgggcaaaacttttttgaattttggtcctcaatgctcttcaacttcgtactttatttagcccttttaacttttttagattcgagcgtcactgatgagtcttttgtagacgaaacgagcgtctggcgtatatactaaattctgtcctggtatctatgatgagtttattattgtgtttaaaatatatcaGTATAATCAGACACAATCAAAAATTCTGGCTCACTAAACATGATCaatactattttttatattatcttcGATCTTGGTTATAATCTTAGAAAATCATAGATGATAGACATTTAAAACTGCAAAAACGTCAAGCAAAATAAGGTCAACGAATAATTCGAAGGACTGAATTCGTTGATTACTCTCTTTGAGTTGTTGACTTTTAAAAGATTAGTTTTATAGATAATAGTcttagatatatttttataagaaagtTAATGATTGGcagaaattttaaaaggaatacaaataattcaacCTTACCAAATGTCATTCAGAACCGTATTTATATGAGCCACTGcctttccaattttttttatttctttttttttttttttagaaaactttgatagaaagtgaaaatcattacTGAAAGCAAAATGAGCATTgcaaaatcattaaaatcaatCAAGAATTGTGTACGCGGTTATCGCTACCTTTACCAAATTTGATATAAGccatttcttttaattgtaTTCTATACTTATCCCGATCAATGATGGTTACCAATAGGTTTGAATAAGCCAAATGTGGCCACCTCCGAGTGCGTGATTTTCTCGCAACAATTAAGACCCATTAGTGACCTTGAACTATTTATTATCTGCATTTTGATCaggtggtcgggttgttgtttctttggtAGATTCCCTATTCCCTTTCTCAATCTTATTCATTTCTGTAAATAATTGGTGTTAGGAATAAATTCGTTAAGCCTACATAGCTGTAACAAGACATGAAAATAGCGCTACAAGGGTCCTATCGTCAGATTGCAGTTTTAATTTCCCTTATCAATTGCTATAATcttatataaatctttgtagATTGTTGCATTTAGTAGCTATAGTAAACAATGCCAACGAGAATGATTCAAAAAGTGATTTTTGGatatatgtgaaaaaaattttaataatgtatCATCCATGTAAGGAtaaaaacagtttattttacatttttaaaagatattttcatCGATTGGAAATTATTTTGGCTGTTGATATCTCTAAATGAATATGATTATACTTGTCATACTACAATAATTTCCCATGCATTTATTTGTGTGCAACCTAGAAGAGGTACACTTTAcccaatttaaacaaaatgtcttGTATAaaccaaaagaaaacaattaaacgGTTGAAATATATGAACTCAACTGACCTTTACTCGCGTTTATATGGATACCGTGTTGTTTGATTGTCATATTCCCAGAAGGTGTTAAAAACACGCatcagaaaatgattttttttaattaacaagaTTATTAAGGGCTCTTACCTATTATACCAAATATTGCTGTATATATGGACCCTTTTTTTAGAATAACATTCAAAATCCCTAATTCTTCGCTTTTAGAAGTTATTTTTATACTagtaaaagtaatatataaaatcattttttagaaaaataacacCCACTCATTTAGTTTGTAAAGGTTTTTGTATCATTTCATCATCGGGACACAACCTCTTTAATGTTTGGTATAAACAATGTTTAACTGTAGTAGTTCAGTGCTCTTTTTGCGTTTAGGTCAGGTGTTTGTATACTTTTGTAAGTGTGCAACTGTACAAACTGTATCTATGTTATTGTCTCATCAGTGAGATCACAGCCAGGTATAAATCGATGAAGTGTTTTCAGTTCAATGTATCAATATTCCTCAAACAGTATTAACcagtataaaatatatgttgaaatgATGAAAATTAATAACGTTTTACGCATAGCCAATATTAGAAAAACATGAATAACTTTGTTTTGAGGATGTTTGTTGATATAGTTTACATatatgattgattgactgaCAAGATATTACTAAATTGAAACATCAATGAGTACACGTTATATATTACAGTCAGAAGTATTTTGTAAAtcatatgtttgaatatttcgAGAGGATGTAGTGTATTTAGTTATTGTAAAGAGATGTATTACTTACTGTTTTTCGGAGAGTGAAATGTGAAAATGTATTTGTTCAAGAAAAATTGCATAATACTTATAGCCTGTTCTTTGTTAATTAACTATGGTaagtaaaaaaaacactgtATGGCGTGAACAAGTGGCAAGTCCTATCTATACGTTTTTATCACGTCGGTAAGTACCTTTTTAGTCCATTTTTCTCtgtgtaaaacaaaatgtctaTAACCCCTCATCCTGGAACATTCTTAGTGAGAAGAAAACAGTTTGATGATTTCAACTGTGAGAAGTATAAAAACCAACATCATATCCAAACTATATCGCGTTTACAACTGtggaaagtaaaaaaaaagaaacgatcTGTGTGGTGATTACTTCTCTGGGAataaaaagaattgaaaaaaaaacacagcagCAATGTGTATTCTCGGTTTACATGTGGCATTCTACAATTAGTggaaattgtattttaagctcagCTGTTGTATATACAAACAGACGCAATTGCACGGTGATAACTATAAATTCTTATGGTATGTACAGACAGAAGAAGATTTTAAGGTGATTACAATTTTCGTATGTATACAAACAGAAGCAAATTGAACGGTGATTATAATTGTGGTATGTCCAAACAGAAGCTGGTATGTTCAAACATGATCGAACTGTACGGTGATTGCAATTAAGGTATCTACAAAAACAGGCAAAGTGTTCGGAATTacatatttggatttttttaaataggataAAAATGACGACAATAGAGGCATCtacaaaaataagtaaattgtATGAGGTGTTTACACATATTACCATTGTGTTATGTATACAAACATATGCAAACTTTGCGTTCAGTTGAACTGTAATATAAATCAGGTTCTGGCAAGAATATGACGTTGTACAAGGAAAGTTTTTTTCTGACTTGTTACTGGTATTTCCTAATGTAttaaattgtggattaaacctgattttatagctagctaaactcCTCACTCGAATGTCAAattttaccaatattttttattttataacattttttcattttttggaagGGCAActtcaatcaatttaaaataacttaggactcttgtttatatatatacaatgtttcAAGTGTTGAAATcctttatgaaatatatatgtattttgggAAACCCATTTACctttttgaaaaagtttacttgaaattttatttgaatttgaactAAGTTTTACTCTGCATATTGCtctgtgtttgtttattctaaatTGGCTAAAGGGAtaggagggttgatatctcacaaAGTCCACCGCATGTTTGCGCCATTCCTAAGGCAAGAGCCTGTGGCCTTTATTTatctagttttttttgttttgtttttaattttagttcatttataggTGTTGGAGTTAAGTgcgacgtccattttcactgaactaatatacattttgtattaagGGGTCGGTGGCTTGCAGCTGTTTTTGCTTTAGTAGGGTTGTTTgctgctttgacacattcctcatttccattttaATTCTTAAGCTTTATATAATGTAAGgagaaaacttttaaaaataaaattcgtGTAATTTAGATGTTTttgttatgcacaaaaatactGGAAAATTAGTAACTAAAATGATACATATCACgtaattaattttctattaaatacAATTATGATATTTCAGGTTTTGCACTCAAACACAGAACAAAGCGGAATTTGCTTGCAATGAGCGACATGATATCTTTCACCACAGGGCGATATGGCTTGGACTTTAATAAATATGGCCATTTCTGTGGCAAGGGTGGTAAAGGTCAAATAATGGACAGAATTGATTGGTAAAGTACTtccaaatacatatataatattatgtaattttttcattgtaacattacaataattgatttgatgaaaaaaccaacaatcggtgaaatatattttttgaaatatatttctttgGCAAAATTGTGGGTTAAATCTTTTTTGAGACAAGAAaccttcaaaattatttttgttagttAACACACATCAAGTGATTCTGACTTCACATTGGTCTTGATACACAAATGTTGGTTCATCTAATTTTAGTTATTACAAATACATCGCAAATACAGTGCATGGTTTGCTCCTAAATGTAACAAACCacaatacatgttataactttaAACTTCACAATGAACACAACAGACATGTAGTATGCAGAACCTTTCATTTTTTGCTAAACTAATAATTTCTTCATTCAAAACGTTAGCCAAATCAAGAATTTGTGTCAAAAAATACTCTTTCGAATTCAGTGCAGTTATgaatttcgattgattttttttgtttagttaAATCAAAGTTCTTAGTTAAATCAAAGTTCATCTTGTATatgtatcattttcatttttaccacACACCTTGAtagaataaattttaaactcatgcatttcttgtttatatctcTAGGTGCTGCAACCTTCATGACAACTGTTATGGGAGATTACAGAATTATGGATGTCCTCATATACTAATGAGTACATATGACTGGACAGTTGTGAATTATCAGATTGAATGTCGTAAGTAAAGTATGAGATTGTAAGTCGTAAGTAAAGTATCAGATTGTATGTCGTAAGTAAAGTATCAGATTGTAAGTAAAGTATCAGATTGTATGTCGTAAGTAAAGTATCAGATTGTATGTCGTAAGGAAAGTATCAGATTGTATGTCGTAAGTAAAGTATCAGATTTATGTCGTAAGTAAATTATGAGATTGTATGTCGTAAGTAAAGTATTTTTAGTAAATCAACCCATTATAAAAACACGCTGGTTGATATTATGGCCAGTACTTAAAATTTTGCATCATTTATACTAGTATGTTTTTTGTGGACATTTGAAGTCGTTTTGGTTGATGAACTTTGTTTTAACTTGACAATTTTAGCACTATGATCAAAGTTCCTCATGTTTTAGTCAGCTGCAATATTAATGCTGGTAGAAACAGCATCCTACCAGCATTGTCAATGCCTTGGTTGTCAACGCAAATGACATTTAAAGGCATTCTAAACTTTTAgtttacaaaatacattttgGAAGAGGAAAATACGATATAATTTCAAGGTTTAATGGTGTAAGTCATCTAAACACATGTTTACTACTTTATATAGTAGATAGGCCTTAGGATGTACAATGTAGAATGTATACTGATAGCGATATATGTAcactatttcatatttttgtaaggTAAATCTTTTATACTCAACCTTAAATCTTATATTGGAGGacagtttatattatttttttttatatcttgttcAGAAAGTTATCTTCATCATCTTTATAGTTACCTAAAATAACTACTATATACATGTTCAtagattatataaaatatattgaatgcATCATTATACTTCTGTCAATTCCTGGACCTTCCTTGCATTTCATTgtaactgctgtatcaattttcTTCTTTGAACAAGCAGAGTGATCAGATCCACAATCTTTTGAGTGATGTGTACGCAGccgtacatataaaaaaaagatgatgtggtatgattgccaatgagacaactgtcaacaagagaccaaaatgaaacagaaataaaacaactataagtcactgtacggccttcaacaatgagcaaagcccataccgcatagtcagctataaaaggtcccgaaatgacaatgtaaaacaattacaatgagaaaactaaaaaccttattaatgtacaaaaaatgaacgaaaaacaaatatatgtaaatagttatcagaagtaccaggattataatttcatacgccagacgatATGCCAGACGATATTTAACATATACACAaaagacaacaactgaattagaggctgctgacttgggacagacagaTGCATACATAATGTGACAGTGTAAAACATGTTAgctggatcccaaccctccccgtATCAGTGGACAGTGGTAGTACAAAATCAGAACGAACTACAAGTTCAGTAGAAAAAGGCTTaattcatcagatggacaaaaatacaagtggatgtGGCCGggtatcaaaatgaaatatttctaggtttttttaaaattgaatcactttttttaaagattttatgcGAACAGGTTCATACAGGACATTGAATCTCatgttgaaaacaaactgacaacacaatggctaaaaaaatgtaaaccacCCATAGACAAACAACACAATATACAAAACTGAGCAATATTAACCCAATCAAAATCCTTGTTTGATCTCACGTGCTCAAGgagggttagcagatcctgctccacatgtgacacatGTCAAGATACTCCTTTACAAGTAGCTTGATTGTTATTTAGCCTAATGCTgcaatacatatttatttattttgatttatatcagcGTATGTAACCACATCGAAGACCAGCTCTGTTTTTAAGTTACCAAAATCAACCTCTGATGAAAAAATAGAAGGTGAGTACAAATTGTAGAAATTTTTAATGAGCATTTGCAAATAAATTTTGGTATAAACACAAAGATTTAACACATCAGGTTTAAAAAaccattttctattttctgtttttgattTGACCCTGAGTAATAGAAGGTTTAATATAAGATATATGGATTATTTTGCTTTGAGATATCTTACACAATGAGGAAGATGaacaatacatatatttaaa
This is a stretch of genomic DNA from Mytilus trossulus isolate FHL-02 chromosome 6, PNRI_Mtr1.1.1.hap1, whole genome shotgun sequence. It encodes these proteins:
- the LOC134721444 gene encoding group IIE secretory phospholipase A2-like isoform X2 yields the protein MSDMISFTTGRYGLDFNKYGHFCGKGGKGQIMDRIDWCCNLHDNCYGRLQNYGCPHILMSTYDWTVVNYQIECPYVTTSKTSSVFKLPKSTSDEKIEVDRDYCHQATCECDKNLAYCLGHYNTYYNKELQSKSKLLRFIHKAAHFLTKGRI
- the LOC134721444 gene encoding group IIE secretory phospholipase A2-like isoform X1 is translated as MYLFKKNCIILIACSLLINYGFALKHRTKRNLLAMSDMISFTTGRYGLDFNKYGHFCGKGGKGQIMDRIDWCCNLHDNCYGRLQNYGCPHILMSTYDWTVVNYQIECPYVTTSKTSSVFKLPKSTSDEKIEVDRDYCHQATCECDKNLAYCLGHYNTYYNKELQSKSKLLRFIHKAAHFLTKGRI